The following coding sequences are from one Dermacentor andersoni chromosome 5, qqDerAnde1_hic_scaffold, whole genome shotgun sequence window:
- the LOC126532293 gene encoding U6 snRNA phosphodiesterase 1 translates to MRVGLYATVADMSSSHSLALLSQYASSDECGDSEDESAPAKCDSPRAHDRQPDVTAVRRHLEKPKLELPVEVLGLFRDRTDPFAWEDDKSRHDGRVRTFAHEPGAWASYVFVSGAKQSETQSLISLLCQDVDFLKPQQPSTCHVSLSRTVKLRHHWIQPMVESLKAVTAPYCRFVIRFGSLDVYTNAEKTRTFLSLKVHKGVEHLIRIVAEVDSCLKEYDLPIFYEEPSFHMSVAWCDASEEGRLLRCLHELQIRLEQFSIEHPSALAVDVSSVWFRSGNKLFELPLLQQ, encoded by the coding sequence ATGCGTGTTGGGCTGTACGCGACTGTTGCAGATATGAGTTCTAGTCACAGCTTAGCTCTCTTGTCTCAGTACGCCTCCTCCGATGAATGTGGCGATTCTGAAGACGAGAGCGCGCCGGCCAAGTGCGACTCCCCGCGTGCTCATGACCGTCAGCCGGATGTTACAGCAGTACGTCGGCACCTCGAAAAGCCGAAACTAGAGTTGCCCGTCGAAGTGCTAGGCCTGTTTCGTGATCGCACCGATCCTTTTGCGTGGGAAGACGACAAGAGCCGGCACGATGGTAGAGTGCGCACGTTTGCTCACGAACCTGGCGCCTGGGCGTCCTATGTCTTCGTTTCTGGCGCCAAACAAAGTGAAACTCAGAGTTTGATATCACTTTTGTGTCAAGACGTGGACTTTCTGAAGCCTCAGCAGCCCAGCACGTGTCACGTCAGTCTGTCTCGCACTGTGAAGTTGCGGCACCATTGGATACAGCCCATGGTGGAATCCCTGAAGGCTGTGACAGCGCCGTATTGCAGATTTGTCATTCGCTTTGGCTCTCTCGATGTCTACACAAATGCGGAGAAAACGAGGACATTTCTGAGCCTAAAAGTGCACAAAGGTGTCGAACACCTTATAAGGATTGTAGCCGAAGTTGACAGCTGCTTGAAGGAGTACGACCTACCTATCTTCTACGAGGAACCGTCTTTCCACATGAGCGTAGCGTGGTGTGATGCCAGCGAGGAAGGCCGGCTTCTGCGGTGCTTGCATGAGCTTCAGATTAGGCTTGAACAGTTTTCAATTGAGCATCCATCAGCCCTGGCCGTTGACGTTTCGTCTGTGTGGTTTCGTTCTGGAAACAAGCTGTTTGAGTTGCCGCTGCTACAACAGTGA